The bacterium genome segment GTATAATACTTACAAAAATATCGGATTGCCTCCGGGACCCATAGATAATCCCGGACTTGATGCGGTAAGAGCCGTAATTTGGCCGAAAAAGACTTCTTATCTGTATTTTTTGCACGCTCCGGACGGAAAGGCTTATTATGGCAATACTTATGAGGAACATTTAAAAAATCGGGCAAAATATCTTAATTAAAATAACGCGGAAAAATGCTTAAGTCGGTAAATAAAATTATTAAAGTTTTAGTGCTCGGAGACGCTTTTTTGAATAGCGGCTGGGGTTTGATAGCGCCTGTTTTTGCGATTTATATAATTCAAAATATCAAGGGAGGGGATATAATGGTGGCAGGTTTTGCCGCAGCGGTTTATTGGATCGTGAAAAGCATTATTCAGATGCCATTCGCGAAATATCTCGACAGGAACCATGGAGAAAAGGATGATTTTTATGCGGTATTTTTTGGCTTATTGCTGGTCAGCTTGGTTCCTTTGGGCTATATGGTTTCGACGCTGCCATGGCACATATACGCGTTTCAAATTTTGTACGCGATCGGGATGGCATTGGTGGTTCCTGCCTGGTTCGGGCTTTATACCAGGCATATTGATAAAGGGAAAGAAGCGTATGAATGGAGCGTTTATAGCACTTCTTTTGGTTTTATAGCGGGGATTTCCGGCGCTATTGGCGGAGTGATCGCGGCGGCGATCGGATTCAAGATTATTTTTTTACTGATCAGCTTTTTTACGATTATGGCGGCGACCATTTTTTATTCCCTTCGCGACGAGATCACAGCGGTTCATATTCATAATACCAGTGTAAAAGCGGTCGATGTGCCAGCTGAAAAATTGCGTTTTTAGGCTCTTAATTTATCATAAAACTCTTTATATTAAAGGTTGTTTGACAGGGTTGACATTAAATTGGCAATGAAGTATAATGGATTTAGATATAAAGTAAAACCCAAGCGAGGGTTTTTTAAAATCCCCCAGCTTTATAGTGGTTAGTTTGAGTCAGTAATGTAAAAAGAAACATATGAATATTATAGAAAAACCGATTAATTTTTTTAAGGAAGTAAAAATAGAGCTTACTAAAGTAACCTTTCTTTCAAGAGAGGACCTGATCAAGAATACCATGTCCGTTATTTTGGTCAGTATCGCATTTTCTATTTTTTTAGGCGGAGTGGATTATATTTTTATGTATTTAATCAAGACGTTTTTATTGAAAATTTAATATGTCAAAACAAGTACAACAAGGCAAGAATTGGTACGCGATCCATACTTATTCGGGTTATGAAGACAACGTGACGCGAAATTTAATGCAGCGCATTGAATCTATGGGTATGGAGGATAAGATCCTCAATGTATTAGTGCCAAAAGAAAAGAAGATAAAGATCAAAGCGGGAAAAAGAAAGATCATCGAAGAAAGAATTTTCCCCGGTTATGTTTTGGTGGAAATGATCGTCACCGATGATTCTTGGTACGTGGTTAGGAACACGCCGAATGTTACCGGATTTGTCGGTTCGGGCACGACTCCTACCGCGGTTTCGCCGGAAGAAATTGAAGTTATAAAAAAGAGAATGGGCGTTTCGGAACCTAAATACAAGATCGATGTGGCAAAAGACGATGCGGTAAAAATTGTCGATGGTCCTTTCAAGGGATTTGACGGCAAGGTAAGCGAAGTGGACGAAGAAAAAGGAAAGATAAAAGTTTTGGTTTCTATGTTTGGCAGAGAAACACCGATCGAATTAGACTTTTTACAAATTAAGAAAATATAAAATAAAAATATGGCAAAAGAAATAAAAACAAAAATCAAGCTTCAAATTCCGGCGATGAAAGCGACTCCGGCTCCTCCGGTTGGTCCGGCGCTCGGACAGCACGGGCTTAATATCCAGGATTTTTGCACGAAATTCAACGCCGCGACCAAAGCGATGGCCGGTGATATCGTTCCTGTTGAAATAACCGTTTTTGTCGACAAAACTTATACTTTTATTCTTAAAACCCCTCCGGCCGCCGAATTGCTCAAAAAAGCCGCGGGAATAGAAAAAGGTTCCGGCGAGCCTAATAAGAAAAAAGTCGGGAAAGTGACAAACGAACAGATCAGAGAAATAGCGGAGAAAAAAATGAAAGATCTGAATGCCAATGATATTGAAGCCGCGATGAAGATAATCAAAGGTACGGCGCGAAATATGGGAATAACAATTGCAGAAAAATAAATAATATATTAATTTAATTTGTGGGAGTTTTTTTAAAAAACGTTCGTACCACGAAAGGAAAAAATATGGCTCGATCAAAAAGATACAAAAAACTAGAGAGTAAAGTCGATAAAACGAAAATTTACGATATTGATGAAGCTTTCAAGGCTTTAAAAGATTTAGCCAGCGCTAAATTCGATGAAGCGGTTGAAGTTCATGTTAAATTGGGAATTGACGCTTCGAAAGCCGATCAAGCGATCAGAGGAATGGTCAGTTTGCCGAATGGAACGGGCAAGACAAAAAAAATCGCCGTATTCGCGGAAAGCGCGAAAGGCGAAGAGGCAAAAAAAGCCGGCGCTGATATAGTCGGCGGGGAAGATCTGATCGCGAAAATAAAACAAACGGGAAAGATCGAATTTGATATCGCGGTGGCCACTCCCGATATGATGAAAAAACTGGCTCCGATCGCCAAAATTTTGGGTCCCAAAGGCTTGATGCCTTCGCCGAAAACGGAAACCGTGACTATGGATATCGCGAAAGTTGTCGGCGAGCTTAAAAAAGGCAAAGCCGAATTTCGTTCCGATGATTCGGGAAACGTGCATATTTCTATCGGGAAGATATCTTTTGATCCGGCAAAACTCAGGGAAAATTTCATTGAATTCTTGAGTACTTTGAAAAATACCCGGCCTGCCGCCACCAAAGGCGAATTTATCAAGGGAGCGGCGATCTCGACCACTATGGGTCCGTCTTTAAAAGTTAATTTTTCAGTAAAAAAATAAACTTAAAATAAACCCATTATGTTTAAAATCAATTTAAAAAATGTTTTAAGGATTATATTGATAGGTTTGGGAATATTGCTGGTGATCATTGCTCTTGGAGTTATCAGCTCGAGAGTCGCAAGTAAGGATAGCAATATAAAAATTGAATACACGATTAGTGATACAAGCAGCACGACGGTTTTTGAAGCTTTAAAAAGCCATACTGAAAAGAATAAAATTGAATTAACATATAATTATAACTTTCCGAAGCTTGGCGTTCTGGTTGATAGTATTGTCGGAATAAAAAGCGGTACGGATAATAAATATTGGCAGTATTATGTCAATGATAAACTGGGCGAGGTGGCGGCGGATAAGAAGGAAATAAAAGCGGGCGATAAGGTGGAATGGAAATTTGAAAAAGTGCCGGAATTCTAATTTTGTTTAAAAATAGCTCTTAGGCAAATTTATTAAAACTAAATTTGTTTTTAAGCTGTTCTTAAATCGAGGCAAGGATAGCCGTGAATTGAGATATTGAGCGAGGAGAATCCAAATAAATGAGATTCGTTATCTTAATTTATGAATAGACTACAGATACTCGCATCTGAGGAAAATTTGAACCTTGAAAGGAAAGCGGTTGGATAATTATGCAATCAGGGAAAGCCATGAAACTGTGAGATAACAATATCCAACCGCCCATCTAATCTTATGAATAAATTAAACATAAAATATAGTTTAATCATTGGTTTGGGAATAATTATTTTTGGCGTGATTGCCAGATTTTTTTTGCTAAAATTCGTCGGTATTCCTAATTTTGAGATCATTACCGCGCTTACTTTGGTCAGCGCTGTTTTTTTGGGCCGGGCGTGGGGAATTGTCGTGCCGCTTTCGATCATTGCCATAACTGATGTTTTTATCGGCAATGGGCCGGTTATGGTCTTTACTTGGAGCGCATTCGCGATCATAGGGATTTTAGGAATGACATATAAGAAATATGAAACTCGATTTGTCATTGCGAGCGAATCGCCAGCAGGCGGTGAGTGCGGCAATCTCGTGCTTATAAAAAAAATCTTAGGATTGCTTCGTCGCTTCGCTTCTCGCAATGACAGTAAGAGAATCTTGGGACTGGCCGGAGTGGGAATTATTTCTTCGGTTTTTTTCTTTCTCTATACTAATTTCGGCTGGTGGCTGGTTTCCGGAATGTATCCGCATACTTTGGACGGATTGATCCAGTGCTATATTATGGGATTGCCATTTTTCAAGAATAATTTGATCGGAAATCTGATTTTCGTGCCAATGGCGAGCGGCGCGGCGATTTTAATCGGGAACCTAAAGACGAAGAGTTTTAAATTAAGCATGAAAAAGTTTAGCTAAAAATTGATTTGATTTTCCACTAAAATTTGCTATAATATTAAGACAGCAATGTCTTTTTTAAAACTTTAATATTAAAAACTATGGATAAATTCGACATGAGCTATAAGGTTATTACGGATTATAAAAAATTATCGGAAATAATCAATGCTTATAAAATTCTGGGTAAAAAGATAGTGTGCACGATTGGGTCTTGGGATATGCTGCATATCGGGCATTTACGGTATTTGCATAAGGCTAAAAGCGAAGGGGATATTTTGATCGTCGGCGCGGACAGCGACCGGGCGATCAAGCTTTACAAAAATAATCCTTTGAGGCCGGTGATCCCGGAAGACGAAAGAATGGAAATGTTGAGCTATCAGAATTTTGTGGATTATGTGACGCTTGTTGACGATGTGGACGATAAAGGCGCGTGGCAGATGAAACTTTTGAAAATGGCGCATCCGGATGTATTTGTGGCGGTTAAGGAAAGTTATCCGCCGAATCAGATCAAAGAGATCAAGAAATATGTCAAAACAATGAAAATTCTCAAGCGCCAGGCGGAAAAAACTTCCACCACGCTTATTATCGAGAGGACATTCAAAAAAAGACTGGAGTATGTTTTATCCAACGCTAAATTATAAGATATTTTGTCACCCTGAGCTTGTCGAAGGGTGATTAATTGCGTTTTTCATGGTTCGACAGGCTCACCATGACAGACAGTAAAGCCGTATTATGCTTAAAAAAGTTGTTGATCTGAGGTTCGCGAAAACCAAGGATTATCGGAAAACTCTGGAAACTATCCAGAAAAAAGGCAAGTGTCCGTTTTGTCCGGAAAATTTTATTTATCACAAAAACCCGATATTGAAAAAAAACGGCGATTGGCTGATTACCTTGAGCAGCTGGCCGTATAAGAATTCCGAATATCATTTTTTGATCATCAGTTTGCGGCATAAGGAAAAATTTAGCGCTCTTGAGCTGGCTGATTTTGGGAGCGTAATGAAGTTGGTAGTTTGGGCGGAGAAAAAATTTAAGATCAAGGGAGGGGGACTGGTTTTGCGTTTTGGCGATACGGCTTATACGGGTTCGACCGTCTGTCATTTGCATTTCCATTTAATCGTGCCAAAGTTAAACAAAAAAACCAAGCGGGCAAATGCGGTTTGGTTTCCGATAGGGTGAAATATTGTGTGTTAAATTTCGGCAGGATTAAATTTTTCTTAAAAGATGTTCGGCTGTGACAATAATTATTATACATTGATTTAAATTGCCTCACTCGAATTTTGGCGACATGAAACTTTAGATAAATTATTTTGTTAATATTGTCGCCAAAATGCGCTTTTTGCGAAAAATTTAATCCTGCCGAAACATTATTATTTACTATATGAAAAAATTTACAAATTCAATTTTAATTATCGGCGAGTTTTCGGTATTTCACAAAGGTTATGCCGATTTTTTGGCTGAAATGAGTCAGAATAAGCACAGTAAATTTTTTGTCGGGATTTTGGGGGATAATCTGATCAAATATCTGACCGCGCTTGAACCGGATATCAGGAAGGTTTCAGCGGAAGATGCCGAGCGGATAATAAATTCATTTTTAGGCGCGGAAAAATATTTTACGGTTGAAAAAGACAATTTCGCCGATATTATCAAGGAGATCAGCCCTGAAAAAATAATCATTTTAAAAGGCGACAAAAGCGAAAATTTCGCGGAAAAATATCTCGGAAATTATAAAGATATTATAGAATATTTTGATATTAGATTGCGATGGAAAGATTCGCGCGTTCAGGAATTTAAAAAAGAAGTTTCGGATATTCCTCCAAAAGAATTAGCGGAATATCAGGGCTTTATGACCGAAGCTCAAGCGGAAGCGGAAAAATCCAAATGCTGGTGGCGGCAAGTCGGGGCGGTGGCGGTAAAAGACGGAAAAGTGATATTTAAGGGATTCAACAGGATGATGCCCAATGACGATGAATGTTATAAAATCGGCTGTATTCGCGACCCTATCGCTCCAGGAAAAAGCCCGGAGATTTGCAGTGTTACTCATGCCGAGGCAACGATCATTTCTTTGGCGGCCAATGAAGGCGCGTCTTTGAAAGGCGCGACATTGTTTGTCACTCACTTTCCTTGTCCGGCTTGCGCGAAATTGGTAGCTTTGTCGGGGTTTAAAAAACTTGTCTATACCCGCGGTTCATCGGTTTTCGACGGGGAAAGAGTGATGGCCAGCGGGGGAGTTGACATAATTAAGATTTAGTATTAGTATTTTGATATAAGAGACCTTAAAAGTCTTTTTAAAATTGAATAAAAATAGAGGAGGAATAGAAACGAAAGAAAAGAAGATTATTAAAAATGGCATACTTGCAGATTCATCTATAATATATGGAAAAAAGATGAAATGGTTGCCGCTATTAGCTTATTTGTTTGCCAATATTTGTTTGGTAACAAAGTCTGGAGAAGTCATATTGGTTTTGACCGAAGAAAGGAAGAGTAAAAATATATACGTTATCCCAGGTGGAGAACTTTTATATTCATTATCGGAAACCTTTAAGACTGCGGTTATAAGAGAAGCCGGAAAAGAGGAAATGGGCATTAAGCTAAATTCTAAAAAGATAAAAATCTTTGATGCTCAAATAGGGTATCCGATAAAAGGCAGTCCCTATGAAGAAAAAGGCATAACTTCTGTGATAGTTTCGTATCTGTATTTTATTACAGACAAAGAACTTAAAAAGATCAGAATAAATGCTGTTCCGGAAAAAGGATGTGATATCGTAAAAGTTTTAGTGAAACCCGTACCAGACATTTTGCAAGATATTGAAGATGGAAAAATAAATGTATATCCTGCTTTAAAGGAAACATTAGCTAAACTGGATTTATTTTTTAGAGAAGGAAATTAACCCTTCTTTTTATTTGAAAAAAAATCTTAAATATGGTAAATTTAAGCAATGAAGAAGAATAACAAAAAACTGGAATTTCCGCCGCAAAAAACTTATTTTGTTGCTTCAATGGTATTGATAAACGAAGAAGGACAGCTTTTACTGACCAAAGAAAAAAATAATCGCAATATTTGGACTGTTCCGGGCGGGGAAGTTGATTATAAGGCAAAAGAGCAATTTTTGGACGCGGCTATCCGTGAAACGAAAGAGGAGGTTGATGTTTCGGTTGATCCTCGCGAAGCGCAATTGATCGATGTCAGGATCTCTTATGCCGAAGGAGATAATCCTTACAAAAAGCATAATATTTTTATTTTGATTGCGACTTGCATAGCGCATTTTTCCCCAAAGCAAAAAATAACGCTTAAAAGATCTTTTGACGCTTTGGAGCGTAAATATGACGTGAAAGATTTTATTTGGATCGCGCCGGAAGAGATCTCGAAGAAAAAAATAAAAGTGCATAAAAATTTTATCAAAACGATTCCGATAATCAACCAATGGATCGAAAAATATGGAAAAGGATAAGCAAAAAACAAAATTCGCTTGCGCCGGCGATATCGGCTGGCCGATATATTATTCGGATAGCCTGATCAAGGGTAATCCGGAAAGCGAAATTGGAATTACTACTCTTTGGACGCCGGCGAAATTAATCGCGGACAAGATCGACCCAAAGCTTTTTTCCGTGGTCGGTCAGCTCTATTCCAAGGAAGGCATAAATTTTATTTTGCGGAATATTCTGGCAAATCCGCGCATTCGCTATATAATTGTTTGCGGCACTGAACTTTCCGGATCCGGCAAAGCGCTGGTGGATTTTTTTGCCAAAGGCGTGGACAAAGACAATAATATTATCGGCAATGATTTTGCCGCGATCCATAAAGAAATTCCGCTTGAGGCGATCGAAATGGTGAGGAAAAATGTCAAATGCGAGAATCTTATTGGCGTCGCCGATGCGGAAAAGATCATCGAAAAGATCAAAAATTATAAGCCGGAAGGAAAACCTTTTTCCGAGCCGCAAACATTTCCTGAACCTAAAAATGATCTGGCGGTTTCTTTCCCCGGCGAAGATACCGTGTTTCCTATACGCCATAAATATATCGGCGGAGCGTGGCTTGAAATACTCAAGCATATCCAGCGCTTCGGTACGATCCGGAATAATTTTTATGGCGGCAGTGTGCGGGAAATTTTTAATATCGCGGCGGTCGTTACGGACGAGGATTCTTTCAATCCGAAAATATTTCCTTATATGCAAGTTTGCAAGAAAGAGATCGAGAAATATTGCCAGTATATTTTGAATGGCAATAAAGGGGATGAGGTTTATACTTATGGCGAGCGGCTTTGGAATTATAAGGGAATTAATCAAGTGGAAGACGTGATCATTCCATATTTAAAAAAATATCCGACTGATCGGGCGGCAGTGGCTATGATGTTTGATCTGGCGGTTGATCACAAGGCAAGCCGCGCGCCTTGTATGTGTATGGTGCAGGCCGCGACGCTCGGCGATAAATTGAATCTGACCGCGTATTTCCGAAGCCATGCGGTGTTTTCCGGTTGGGTGTTGAATGCGTTTGGCTTAAGGCGGTTGCAGAAATATATTGCCGATAAGCTAAATTTAAAAATTGGCACTTTGACCGTATTTTCCAATTGCGCGCATATTTACGATAATGAGTGGAGTGCGGCGGAAAAAATAGTCAAAGATCATGGCAATAATTTCGAGGTTATACTGGATCCGCGCGGATATTTTATGATCTCGTTGGATAAAAAAGAGATCGTGGCAAAACATTATTCGCCGGATGGAAGATTTTTGGAAGAATTCAGGCAGGACGGCATGATCCCAAAATCGGCGATGGCGCTGTATGCGAAGCTTGCCGCCGCCAATACTGTTTCCGTAATATCTCACGCTTTTGATCTTGGCGTAGAGCTGGAAAAAGCGGAATTCGCGATTAAATTGGGATTAGAATATTCGCAGGATAAAGAATTAAAATTTTAAACAAATCAATTTTATGAGCGCTTTAGGGGTTAGAAGCTTTGACAATTCTTCCGTTTAACGCTAACATTACTAGTAATATAATAATTTATAAATAATTTTTTATGACTAATTATAAGACCCAGAAGCCAACTGATATTTTAAAAAAAGACCACAAGATCATCAAGGATATTATTAAAGTGCTGGAGGCATGCGCCGGTTCGCTTGAGAAAGGCGGAAAATGCGATTTAGACATATTGAACGGCAGTATGAATTTGATCAAGAATTTTAATCATAAATATCATCGGCGGACGGAGGAGAGCGTTTTGTTTAAAATCGCTGAGAAAAAAGAAGCGCCTTGGAGCGGAGGAGATATCAGTTCGATAATCAGAGAGCACGAGGAAGGTGCGGAACAAGTGCGGCGTGTCGCGGATCTTCTCAGGGAATCGGTCGCGGCGGGCATTTTCAGTAAAAAATCGAAAAAGGCCGTAGTAAAAAATTTATATGCCTATAGCTCGCTTTTGGGCAGCCATCTTATGCAGGAAGAAAAAACCCTATATCCGGTGATCGAGAGCTTGCTGACCAATCAAGAGAAAAAAAATATTTTACAAAGCTTTGAAAGACTGGCGCAAGAAATGAAGGAAATTGGAGACAAAGAACGATACACAAATTCGATCAAAGAGTATAAAAAAAGATTAGCCATTTAATATTTATTTATGGTTTATAAACCTACTATCGGTTTGGAAATTCATGTTGAACTAAAAACAAACTCAAAAATGTTTTGCGGTTGCGCCAATAACGCGCTGGAAAAAAGGCCGAATTTTAATATTTGTCCTGTTTGCACCGGCCAGCCGGGAACTTTGCCCTTGGCAAATAAAAAAGCGATAGAGCTGGTGGTCAGGGCGGCTTTGGCTTTAAATTGTAATATAAATAAATTTTCAAAATTCGACCGAAAAAATTATTTTTATCCGGATCTGCCGAAAGGTTATCAGATCTCGCAATATGACAAGCCGTTGAGCAAAGAGGGATATCTTGATATTAATATCACAGATTATAATGGTGATATTAATAAATCCCAAATCCCAAATCCCAAATCCCAAATAAATTCTAAATTACAAACTGCAAAAGTTAAACGGGTGCGAATTACTAGAATACATCTGGAAGAAGATACGGGCAAATTATTGCATCCCGATAATGCCGATTATAGCTTGATCGATTATAATCGGGCCGGCGCTCCATTGATGGAATTGGTGACTGAGCCCGACATTGCTTCGTCCGGCGAAGCGAAGAAATTTTGCCAGGATCTTCAGCTGATCTTTCGTTATTTGGATATTTCCGACGCTGATATGGAAAAAGGGCAAATGCGCTGCGAGGTAAATATTTCTTTATCAGACAGCGATAAATTGGGAACAAAAGCGGAAATTAAAAATCTCAATTCTTTTAAAGCGGTGGAAAAATCCATTGAGTATGAGATTGTTCGCCAGAGAAAAGCGCTTACAAAAGGCGAAAAAATTGTTCAAGAAACTCGCGGTTGGGATGAAAACAAAGGCGTAACTTTTTCCCAGCGTGCCAAAGAAGAAGCTCATGATTATCGGTATTTTCCCGAACCCGATTTGCCGCCGATCGATTTTGAAAAAAACACAGTAGCCGATATTGAAGCGATAAGAAATCAGCTGCCGGAATTGCCGGAAATAAAAAGAAAAAGATTTTTTGAAGAATATAAATTGCCGGCCAGCGATATTGAAGTTTTGGTTTCAAATAAAAAATTCGCGGAATATTTCGAGGAAGCCGCTTCCGAATTGGATTCTTGGATCGAAGATAAAAATCTTCCAATAAAAGGCAAAGAGCATCTCCGAATGATCAAAATGGTCGTTAATTATTTGATTGGCGACATACAATATTTATTGGCGAATTCTAAAACGGAAATAGGTTCTATCAAGATCACGCCGGAAAATTTTGCGGAATTTGTCACTCTTGTTTTTGAAGGAAAAATTTCTTCAGCGGCGGCCAAGACGGTTTTGGCGGAAATGTTTGCCAATGGTTCGGATCCGTCGAATATTATTGAAGCAAAGGAGTTGGCGCAGGAAAGCGGGGAAGATTCTCTGGGCGCGGCGGCGGATGAAGCAATAAAAAATAACCCCGGTCCGGCGGGGGATTATAAGGCAGGCAAAACTCAGGCTTTGCAGTTTTTGGTGGGGCAGGTAATGAAGATCAGTAAAGGTAAGGCGAATCCCAAAATTGCAATGGAGTTGCTGAAGAAAAAATTGGGTTAATTATTTAAAAACCGTTTACAGGTTTTAACGATTTTGCTAAACCCGTTTTTGCTATCCGGTTTTACCCATTTTATTTTTTTATCTTTCTTGAACCAGGTCATTTGGCGCCGCACGTAATTATGCGTGGCAAATTTTATTAATTCTTTGGTTTTTTCGAGTGTAATTTCGCTTTTCAAATACATTCCGATTTCTCTGTATCCGATGCCGCTCATTGCCGGAAGCTTCCATGAATATTTTTTTGCCAGACTTTTTGTTTCATTGACCAATCCGGTTTTAAACATTTTTTCGACCCGATCGTCGATTTTTTTGTATAATTTTTCACGAGGAATATCAAGCCCAATTTGCAAACAATCAAAAAGCGGCGCGCCTTTTTCTTTTTGAGCGGAAAACGGTTTGCCGGTAGAGATGGCCACTTCCAGGGCGCGGATTATGCGTCTTTTGTTTTTTTTATCAATATTGATAAAAGCAGCTGTATCTAATTTTTTAAGTTGTTTTAGCAATACAACAAGGGATTTATTTTCTAATTTTTTTCGCAAAGATAAATTTGGTTTGACTTTTGGAATTTCAATATTATCCACTATCGATGAAATATAAAGTCCGGTTCCGCCGGTCAAGATCGGGATCTTTCCGCGGCGAGTAATATCGCGGATTATTTTTATAGCTAATTCTTTATATTTAGCAACAGAGAATTTCTCACCAGGTTCTATAATATCTATTAAATAATGCGGAGTTTTTCTAATTAAAATATATTTTAACTTTTTATTTTTTGATTTTTTGGCGAGTCTGCCGTTGAGGCGGATTAGTTTTTTGTCTTGTGGCATTTTAGCGGTTCCAATATTCATTTCTTTATAGATTTGGCGCGAATCTGCCGAAATGATCTCACTATTGAATTTTTTGGCCAATTTCAAAGCTAGTTCCGATTTTCCGGAAGCAGTGGGGCCGAGGATGATAATAAGAGGT includes the following:
- the miaA gene encoding tRNA (adenosine(37)-N6)-dimethylallyltransferase MiaA; translation: MSTKNKNLNAKEALKPLIIILGPTASGKSELALKLAKKFNSEIISADSRQIYKEMNIGTAKMPQDKKLIRLNGRLAKKSKNKKLKYILIRKTPHYLIDIIEPGEKFSVAKYKELAIKIIRDITRRGKIPILTGGTGLYISSIVDNIEIPKVKPNLSLRKKLENKSLVVLLKQLKKLDTAAFINIDKKNKRRIIRALEVAISTGKPFSAQKEKGAPLFDCLQIGLDIPREKLYKKIDDRVEKMFKTGLVNETKSLAKKYSWKLPAMSGIGYREIGMYLKSEITLEKTKELIKFATHNYVRRQMTWFKKDKKIKWVKPDSKNGFSKIVKTCKRFLNN
- the gatB gene encoding Asp-tRNA(Asn)/Glu-tRNA(Gln) amidotransferase subunit GatB; amino-acid sequence: MVYKPTIGLEIHVELKTNSKMFCGCANNALEKRPNFNICPVCTGQPGTLPLANKKAIELVVRAALALNCNINKFSKFDRKNYFYPDLPKGYQISQYDKPLSKEGYLDINITDYNGDINKSQIPNPKSQINSKLQTAKVKRVRITRIHLEEDTGKLLHPDNADYSLIDYNRAGAPLMELVTEPDIASSGEAKKFCQDLQLIFRYLDISDADMEKGQMRCEVNISLSDSDKLGTKAEIKNLNSFKAVEKSIEYEIVRQRKALTKGEKIVQETRGWDENKGVTFSQRAKEEAHDYRYFPEPDLPPIDFEKNTVADIEAIRNQLPELPEIKRKRFFEEYKLPASDIEVLVSNKKFAEYFEEAASELDSWIEDKNLPIKGKEHLRMIKMVVNYLIGDIQYLLANSKTEIGSIKITPENFAEFVTLVFEGKISSAAAKTVLAEMFANGSDPSNIIEAKELAQESGEDSLGAAADEAIKNNPGPAGDYKAGKTQALQFLVGQVMKISKGKANPKIAMELLKKKLG